Proteins co-encoded in one Phycodurus eques isolate BA_2022a chromosome 21, UOR_Pequ_1.1, whole genome shotgun sequence genomic window:
- the spata13 gene encoding spermatogenesis-associated protein 13 isoform X4, with the protein MHRERLCHGRPSPPTRCPPTRQSRPGYAPPPSPRAPPSDWTAWGGKSCTECSAVGKVESGANVDMPQFHLFSSVDGVSECSAVPDDSVSEEDEEDGSFDELADVTPYLEPGVELSVLVEWISSGHAVYAEALWDHVTMEEQELAFKAGDVIRILDASHKDWWWGRGPYKEAWFPSSFVRVRVNQEDSSAGSVESVADQEDPVPREPHNSQHRQQMRTNVVQEIMNTERVYIKHLKDICEGYIRQCRKHPDMFTELQLKTIFSNIEDIYRFQRQFLRDLERKYNKEQPHLSEIGSCFLLQGEGFSIYSEYCNTHPAASTELQRLMKSGRYKHFFEACRLLQQMIDISIAGFLLNPVQKICKYPLQLGELLKYTPKDHSDHDGVSDAYEAMKNVASLINERKRRLESVDAIAHWQVAILRWEGPDVLVRSSELIHSGELTRILRQGKMQQRSFFLFDHQLVFCKKDVLRRDLLQYRGRMDMDLTEVLDMPDGRDPDLGLTLRNAVRLRHADTLEFVCMLCCRKLQDKERWLQAFKKERRRVKEDQELGIEISEDQRKQAIANARRSKQGKIKTVGYSGSVLPHHQNLHPLHQRHVTIPTSVPQQQVFALAEPPKRKPYQLLYSITRSAFFRK; encoded by the exons ATGCATCGGGAACG CCTCTGTCACGGCCGCCCATCCCCTCCCACCAGGTGCCCCCCTACAAGGCAGTCTCGGCCAGGTTACGCCCCCCCACCCTCTCCCAGAGCACCCCCATCGGACTGGACCGCGTGGGGAGGAAAAAGCTGCACCGAGTGCTCAGCGGTAGGTAAAGTCGAGTCGGGGGCAAATGTGGATATGCCTCAGTTTCATCTTTTTTCCTCCGTAGACGGCGTGTCCGAATGCTCGGCTGTGCCGGACGACAGTGTGAGCGAGGAAGACGAGGAAGACGGGAGCTTCGACGAGCTCGCCGACGTCACGCCGTACCTGGAGCCGGGCGTGGAGCTCTCTGTGCTTGTTGAG TGGATAAGCTCGGGCCACGCCGTGTACGCCGAGGCCCTGTGGGACCATGTGACCATGGAGGAGCAGGAGCTGGCCTTCAAGGCAGGAGATGTAATCCGCATCCTGGATGCCTCGCACAAGGACTGGTGGTGGGGCAGGGGGCCATACAAGGAGGCCTGGTTCCCCTCCAGCTTTGTTCGG GTGCGCGTGAACCAGGAGGACTCCAGCGCGGGGAGTGTGGAGAGCGTTGCAGACCAGGAGGACCCGGTTCCCCGGGAGCCACACAACAGCCAGCACAGACAGCAGATGAGGACCAATGTGGTGCAGGAGATCATGAACACAGAACGCGTCTACATCAAGCACCTGAAAGACATCTGCGAG GGTTACATCCGTCAGTGCCGCAAGCACCCAGACATGTTCACCGAGCTACAGCTGAAGACCATCTTCAGCAACATTGAGGACATCTACCGATTCCAGAGGCAGTTCCTACGCGACCTGGAGAGGAAGTACAACAAGGAGCAGCCGCACCTCAGTGAAATTGGCTCTTGCTTTCTCTTGCAG GGCGAGGGCTTTTCTATCTACTCTGAGTACTGTAACACCCACCCAGCAGCCTCCACCGAACTTCAACGCCTCATGAAGTCCGGCCGGTACAAGCACTTCTTTGAGGCCTGCCGCCTCCTACAGCAGATGATCGACATTTCCATCGCCGGCTTCCTGCTCAATCCTGTCCAGAAGATCTGCAAATACCCCCTGCAGCTGGGGGAGCTGCTCAAGTACACACCCAAAGACCACAG TGACCACGATGGGGTCAGCGACGCGTACGAGGCCATGAAGAACGTGGCGAGTCTGATCAATGAGAGGAAGAGGCGGCTGGAGAGCGTCGACGCCATCGCCCACTGGCAGGTGGCCATTCTCCGCTGGGAG GGGCCCGACGTGCTGGTGCGCAGCTCCGAGCTGATCCACTCCGGAGAGCTGACTCGAATCCTCCGCCAGGGCAAAATGCAGCAGCGCAGCTTCTTCCTCTTCGACCACCAGCTGGTCTTCTGCAAGAAGGATGTCCTGCGCCGGGACCTTCTCCAATACCGAGGGCGGATGGATATGGACCTCACCGAAGTGCTTGACATGCCCGACGGGCGGGACCCGGACCTCGGCCTGACCCTGAGGAACGCCGTGCGCCTGCGCCACGCCGACACTCTGGAGTTTGTGTGCATGCTGTGCTGTAGGAAGCTCCAGGACAAGGAGAGGTGGCTGCAGGCGTTCAAAAAAGAGAGACGGCGAGTCAAGGAGGACCAGGAGCTGG GAATAGAAATCAGTGAGGACCAAAGGAAACAGGCTATTGCTAATGCCAGAAGATCCAAACAGGGCAAGATCAAAA CTGTGGGCTACTCCGGGTCTGTCCTGCCGCACCACCAAAACCTCCACCCGCTTCACCAGCGGCACGTGACCATCCCTACCAGCGTACCCCAGCAGCAGGTGTTCGCTCTGGCCGAGCCGCCCAAGCGAAAGCCTTACCAGCTGCTCTACAGCATCACCCGCAGCGCCTTTTTCAGGAAGTGA